The nucleotide window TTTAATGTGTAATCTTATTTTCAACTCTACAGGTTCACAAGGTGAGATTGTTCTTATGGCATGAGATACAGATTCATCAAAGAAAGATGACCCTTTCAACTAGAATGCATGTAAATGTTGCCCTTTCTCTTCCCACACTTTTGTCAGAAGTTATCAAGCTAAAGGCAATGGTTGTTTTGTAGTGATAATTGTCAATGTAATTTTTCAAATAGGGCTGGATGATAGTTCTTTGGAGAGTTTAAAAATTTACAGGTTAATATCTTCCATGGTCCCTCTCTGCTCTCCGGCTTACACTAATATTCCTAGGCGTGTCTTGTGTTGCAAACTGATACCCGTTTTGCTTCCTTTTGTAGCTATGACATTGAAATTAATTGATGTCCAATAATTATGTATGCAACTAAACTTTATATTCAGTGTTCGTGATCTTATACCTCCCATTTAAGTATCAATACACATTTTACCATTTGTTCAAAGAAAACCCGAGGCTTAGTCCGCTAACCCAGACATCCACATGCGATCATGATACCTTTCCTGAAATGAAATCAACCAAAACTTCTGTAAGAATCCATCAAAATTGTGTAATTCCTCAAAGTTGCTTTTAGGCTTCCACTCGAGTATTAGCATTCAGTGATGTACATCCAATTCATCTTAACACTTGAACAGAAAGCAGAGGCATTATTGACAGAGATATTTGATTATCATATGCACCAGGAAACATAAGCCAActgaaaataagtaaataaatttataaatagaaCATAAACGTTAAACTGCTGACATCTGTCTCACATACGCAACTCAACCAAATTAAGCAAACAACATTCATCTTGTTGCTCATGGCACGGATGGCCCCAGTATTATGCAGATAAAAATGCAAGGTAGCAAAACTCAAGAAAGTAAAGGATATTCAAGATCTCAAAAACATTTGTGTCTAGATAACATTGTGAAAAGTAAACATTGAAATTGTCTCCACAACTTAGGCTGCGAATGAAGCCATGGACCTGTCTCTCAAATACACTGCAAAATCTCATTTTTTGCTGCTCCTATTGATGACCTTGTCAACAAAAGAAATCACAGTGCACACCTTCAGACTCGTGAAACTACAAGAGTACAAGCCCAAGTTCTGATGGTGTAACACCATTTCGTATCCGATGATTATAAAGATAATAATGAAGTTGCCCATCACCAGGTCCAAATTTCAGCTCTTTCAGGAAAGACTGATTTTGCATGACATCTAATGCATTAAAAACATCAAAATCCTTTTGCTTAGCAACAATAAGCGCATCACTCATCAACTGAAGAAGTGGAGTCCTAGTAGCCACATTGTAAAATGAATAAGCAGCTTTCAAAGTCGAGTAATTCTGGTTGCCAAGGACAGACGATGGAAGAGTGTAGAAACTGCAGAAGTCAGTAATCTCATGAGACTCTTGGCTCTCAACCAAGTAACTATCAACCACATTCTCGGTCGGAAGAAGCCAGTGCTCCACATCATTCTCATCAAAAGCTGGAGCAACAACAAACTGGCTCAAGTAGCCTCTGAGCAATCGTGtaacagctggtacatcacagagctCCATTTTTCTAAATCCAGGAGTAGCTGGTGAATCTGGTAACTTGTAAAGTTTTATGGTTCTGCTCATGGTCATTCTCGCTCCAAGCCTAGAGAAGCCAACATCAATAAGCTTCTTTGGATTCAAAGACCTATGCCAATACTGACAAGTTGTTATTGGTGTTGGAAGAACTACTCCAGCAGTGTAAGCAGCTTGCCAGATATTCTCCAAATGAACCCTCCTGGTAACCTCCTTAATCATAACTGGGGCAAGTCTCTTTGACCTGAGCTTCTTATGAACACATAAGAAATTGATCTCAGCCATTTTCACAACTTCATTACGCACCCTAATCCTTGCAGGCACACCTGTTATAAAAGCAACGAGCTTCTTTGAAGCTTTGGCACGGACCCCAATGTGCCAGCTTTTATAATAACCAGGAGGGCGCAGAGCCCATCTTAAGAACTCTTTGGAGTAATTGAATCTAAACATGTTCTCATCATCCTCGACATAATTATTCTTCAAGAGATTGTAAACCTCGGCGCAAGTCTCTTCCAAGTCCATGTCACAAGTGGTCCATTCATATGGGCTAGGGAGATTGTAAGCTTCTTGCTTCACGTCAGACAATTGAGTCGGAGGCTCAATAGGGCCCTCAGCCAAACTTGTGTCCCCAATGTCTTTGAATTGACCTACGGGTTGGGTTTCCCAAAATTTGTGTTTCTTGCCTTTAGAAATCGAGTCCTGGATCCTACGGACTATGGTCTCCAGTGTTCCATCATCCTTGGTAATTGGTTTTTTCTGAGAATCATGATCTGGGTTTTCTTTAGGGGACCCAGGAGGCGAATAACTATTGCTATCACCCATGTCAACAAAGCAATTTCAATAACTTTCTATCAAGCAAAATTATCTGAATCCCCTAACAAATAATAAAGGAACCTGTTAATATTGCAAAACGTACccaaagaaattttttttttttttaacaaaatgaAACAATTAACAAGTCAAACAGGCAAGAGCAATTCTACGAAGAATCAACGTACAAACTAAATCAAGTAGTATTCAAGACAAAGAAACTATCTAATCTAATTCCACTATCTATTCTAATTCCAACAGTCTTAGAACTTCGAAAAATATTGTAAGGTCTATTCCTCTTGTCCTATTAAACCCATCACCAGAAAAATTTCCATGAACGTTAATAAATTGGAAAAAGCTAATAGAtctaaaaccaaaaaaaaaaaaaatcaaaagattAACTCACAGCTTCACTGAACAGGAACTGGACGGCTGTAGAAGATTTTCCGATGGTTTTTAGAGGAGTGAACTAACCATTAAACAATCAGATCATCGAAGTGATATTTGCAGACGTTGAGATAGATAAAAGGAAATTTTTTGGGGCTCTGCCCAGGGCGGCTTTCGAGCAGCCTAATTGCTTTGGGGGATTGCGAAGAACACTGCCTGTTTTTGGTGATTAACCTCCCATTTAACTTTGTTGGCGAAATTTGCACAAGAAGCCCCTTAAGTTTACCGTAATATCCGTCGATGTGATATTTTATCTGGGAGGAGATAATTATCACAGGGCTCAATTTTATggtgtttttataaaaattattaaattttaattttttttataaaatttattaaattttaatttaattttataaaaattattataattaaaaattaaaaaattttaaattggtttactgatttattaattattttataaaataaaattttctatttaattagTTGTTAGTGaataagaaataaagaaaataaagaggtTTAAAAGCAATGAGGTAGTTGGATAcggttttatatatataattttttattaaaaagttaataaaataaaataattttattataaaataattgatagaTCAATGATTAACTTGACACatctattaaaaatttaaattttttatacacCGACTTTTAGTACGGTATAAAGCATTCGATCTTCcacataataaattatataatatttatatcaaaattataaaataatagtaAATTAATGAGTATGATATGACTTAGGATTAATGTCACGACCTACCCTATGAgccagactggcactaggacgtgggccagcctaaagctcccAAGACCCatagtaagcttaactattcctcaacccaaatctaaggcccatttgggcccaatttcaaa belongs to Hevea brasiliensis isolate MT/VB/25A 57/8 chromosome 4, ASM3005281v1, whole genome shotgun sequence and includes:
- the LOC110642418 gene encoding glycylpeptide N-tetradecanoyltransferase 1, whose protein sequence is MGDSNSYSPPGSPKENPDHDSQKKPITKDDGTLETIVRRIQDSISKGKKHKFWETQPVGQFKDIGDTSLAEGPIEPPTQLSDVKQEAYNLPSPYEWTTCDMDLEETCAEVYNLLKNNYVEDDENMFRFNYSKEFLRWALRPPGYYKSWHIGVRAKASKKLVAFITGVPARIRVRNEVVKMAEINFLCVHKKLRSKRLAPVMIKEVTRRVHLENIWQAAYTAGVVLPTPITTCQYWHRSLNPKKLIDVGFSRLGARMTMSRTIKLYKLPDSPATPGFRKMELCDVPAVTRLLRGYLSQFVVAPAFDENDVEHWLLPTENVVDSYLVESQESHEITDFCSFYTLPSSVLGNQNYSTLKAAYSFYNVATRTPLLQLMSDALIVAKQKDFDVFNALDVMQNQSFLKELKFGPGDGQLHYYLYNHRIRNGVTPSELGLVLL